In Numidum massiliense, a single genomic region encodes these proteins:
- a CDS encoding L-lactate permease, which produces MLLLVALSAIIAPFIFLVIFRMPALKGMFFSALIVIALGLTVWGMEGKIVLASVLEGTHKAMTILLILFGAIVLLNTLRHTGAVDRINQGFRNISGDMRVQAVIVAFLFGSLIEGAAGFGTPAAVTGPLMIALGFNPMAAAALALIADSSAVSFGAVGTPIQVGLSNLPGADLAFYKNIGVKIASIDLVAGTFVPFILVVVLTLFFGKKKGFSDALAFLPWTLLVGLTYTGSALLYAALFGPEFVSILASLTGLVVATLTAKKGWLLPKEEWTDALKDGFELKAGKSEMGLFTAWAPYLVVIALLLMTRIIPSVKAFALNAVNLTWSNILGVEGITSKWELLYSPGTVLVLAALVAVWIQRRPFAHFTKAMQESLVSIKNASFALISTLALVQVFTNSAMNGNDLISMPQYIAQALASAFGSMWIFVAPFLGELGAFITGSATVSTLTFAPVQHSIALETGMDVNIVLAAQIIGAAAGNMICVHNVVAASTVVGLTGKEGDIIRKTLGPALVYGILVGIGGFILLSFF; this is translated from the coding sequence ATGTTACTACTGGTGGCACTAAGCGCGATCATCGCCCCATTCATTTTCTTAGTCATTTTTAGGATGCCAGCGCTTAAAGGAATGTTTTTTAGTGCACTCATTGTAATCGCTTTAGGTTTGACAGTATGGGGGATGGAAGGAAAGATCGTGTTAGCGTCGGTGTTAGAAGGCACACATAAAGCAATGACGATCCTCTTAATCCTGTTCGGAGCGATCGTCTTGCTGAACACGTTGCGCCATACGGGTGCCGTTGACCGAATTAATCAAGGGTTTCGCAACATTTCCGGCGATATGCGCGTACAAGCGGTCATCGTCGCGTTCTTGTTCGGGTCGTTAATCGAAGGCGCTGCTGGGTTTGGGACGCCTGCCGCCGTCACCGGTCCGCTCATGATCGCGTTAGGGTTCAACCCGATGGCTGCTGCCGCGTTAGCACTCATTGCCGATAGCAGCGCCGTTTCCTTCGGTGCTGTCGGGACGCCGATTCAAGTCGGCTTAAGTAACTTGCCCGGCGCAGATCTCGCCTTTTACAAAAACATCGGTGTGAAAATCGCGTCGATCGATCTCGTCGCCGGAACGTTCGTGCCGTTTATTCTCGTCGTCGTCCTCACCTTATTTTTTGGGAAGAAGAAAGGGTTTTCTGACGCGTTAGCCTTCTTGCCGTGGACGTTACTCGTCGGCTTGACGTATACCGGGTCAGCCCTTCTGTACGCTGCCCTCTTCGGTCCGGAGTTCGTCTCCATTTTAGCGTCGCTCACTGGGCTAGTCGTCGCGACGTTAACCGCAAAAAAAGGATGGTTATTACCGAAGGAAGAATGGACCGACGCCTTAAAAGATGGTTTTGAATTGAAAGCGGGAAAGTCGGAGATGGGGCTATTCACCGCGTGGGCACCGTATTTAGTCGTCATCGCCTTGTTGCTCATGACCCGCATCATCCCATCTGTGAAAGCGTTCGCCTTGAACGCGGTCAATTTGACGTGGAGTAACATTCTCGGTGTCGAAGGCATTACTTCCAAATGGGAACTGTTGTATTCGCCAGGGACCGTCTTAGTGCTCGCCGCATTGGTCGCTGTGTGGATCCAACGTCGGCCCTTCGCCCATTTTACGAAGGCAATGCAAGAATCGTTAGTGTCGATTAAAAATGCCAGTTTCGCCCTCATCTCGACCCTCGCCCTCGTGCAAGTATTTACGAACTCGGCGATGAACGGGAACGACCTTATCAGTATGCCACAATATATTGCACAAGCATTGGCGAGTGCGTTCGGGTCGATGTGGATTTTCGTCGCACCGTTTCTCGGCGAACTCGGCGCGTTTATTACTGGTAGCGCCACCGTGTCGACGCTGACGTTTGCTCCGGTGCAACACAGCATTGCCCTCGAGACAGGAATGGATGTCAACATCGTGTTAGCGGCGCAAATTATTGGGGCTGCCGCGGGGAACATGATTTGTGTGCACAACGTCGTCGCCGCGTCAACCGTTGTCGGCTTAACAGGGAAAGAAGGCGATATTATTCGTAAGACGTTAGGACCGGCACTTGTTTACGGTATCTTAGTCGGGATCGGCGGATTTATTTTACTCAGCTTCTTTTAA
- the secG gene encoding preprotein translocase subunit SecG produces MALAMKILLVIVSIALITVVVLQSGRSAGLSGAIAGGAEQLMGKQKARGIDALLSKLTVVLAVLFFLLTLTIGFFIY; encoded by the coding sequence GTGGCGCTCGCAATGAAGATTTTACTCGTTATCGTTTCCATTGCACTAATCACTGTCGTCGTGTTGCAGTCAGGCCGCAGTGCCGGTTTGTCAGGTGCCATTGCCGGTGGTGCTGAACAGTTAATGGGCAAACAAAAAGCTCGCGGAATCGATGCGTTGCTCAGTAAGCTTACCGTCGTGCTCGCGGTGTTGTTTTTCCTTTTGACGTTGACGATTGGGTTTTTTATTTATTAG
- a CDS encoding alpha/beta hydrolase: MVGCLLLHGFTASPLEVEPLKQYLETCGLYVIAPTLAGHGEDHQQTLENVVWQEWVKSAEEALIDLVARCDTVYVLGHSMGGLIAAYLANRYPVQKLVLLSAAVFYINPKQMAKDLVEALPALLHGEASNQYKRYRARIKATPLRAVAQFRRLVRALKPEFAHIRIPTLIVHGGCDDIVDPKSAQYIYEQIPIAEKHIHILPQSKHIVCHDCERDELMAVVGQFLSA; the protein is encoded by the coding sequence TTGGTCGGTTGTTTACTCCTGCACGGATTTACCGCGAGTCCGCTGGAAGTAGAGCCGCTTAAGCAGTACTTAGAAACATGTGGTCTGTACGTGATCGCCCCTACGTTAGCGGGTCACGGTGAGGATCACCAGCAGACATTAGAAAATGTCGTATGGCAGGAATGGGTGAAAAGTGCTGAAGAGGCGTTAATAGATCTTGTGGCCAGATGTGACACCGTTTATGTGCTCGGTCATTCGATGGGCGGTTTAATTGCCGCGTACCTGGCGAACCGCTACCCGGTGCAGAAATTAGTGCTACTAAGTGCCGCTGTGTTTTACATTAATCCTAAACAGATGGCTAAAGACTTGGTTGAGGCGCTGCCCGCCTTGTTACACGGCGAGGCCAGTAACCAATATAAGCGCTACCGGGCACGTATTAAAGCGACGCCACTGCGCGCAGTGGCGCAATTTCGCCGCCTCGTACGGGCACTGAAGCCGGAATTCGCGCACATTCGCATTCCTACGCTCATCGTCCACGGTGGGTGCGACGACATTGTCGACCCAAAAAGTGCGCAGTACATTTACGAGCAGATTCCGATTGCGGAGAAACACATACACATTTTGCCGCAATCGAAACATATCGTCTGTCACGATTGCGAGCGGGACGAACTGATGGCGGTCGTCGGTCAGTTTTTGTCAGCCTAG
- the rnr gene encoding ribonuclease R: MIEKEDIIAFMREKAYKPLTVQELEQQFQLEGAEAFRNLVKTLNELEQSGDIVRTRTNRYGVPERMNLIHGKLTAHPKGFGFVVPLDVAHPDVYIHANDMNGAMHGDTVIARVNKQQSGPKRMEGEIVRIIARNFKTVVATFHANRNFGFAVPDDKRLTADIFIPPEGVNGALDEQKVVIQLTDYPSKHKSASGEVVEVLGQKGDPGVDILAIIRKYALPEAFPEDVEEAASRVPEQITAADCEGRRDLRERQIVTIDGRDAKDLDDAVSVEVLPNGYTRLGVHIADVSYYVTEGSALDKEAYRRGCSVYLVDRVIPMLPRRLSNGICSLNPHVDRLTLSCEMDIDAQGNVVNYDIFPSVIRSKERMTYDDVYRIVENEDTALSDRYRELVPMFQLMKQLAQTLRKKRIARGAIDFNFTEAKIVVDEEGKPQDIVPRPRTISEQIIEEFMLVANETVATHCFWLNVPFVYRIHEHPNSEKLQTFLEFVTHFGFTVRGKADDMHPRALQQLLETISGEPEESVISRVLLRSMQQARYEAHNVGHYGLAAEHYTHFTSPIRRYPDLVVHRMMRELIRNDNQLPAKRSGYWQEQLPDIAEQSSQRERVAVDAERETDDLKKAEYMLDKVGEEYVGVISGVTSFGLFVELENTVEGMVHVSYMVDDYYHFVNEQQLLVGERTGQQFRLGDEVHVRVSHVNLEEHTIDFELLDRKTRAKRKKKQRPTVIVGEHKRNGKRNGDRNNRGEGKAGGNKNRSRAGKSKGKIRKQSDAQAANKPFYEPFTKRKKKRKRR, translated from the coding sequence TTGATCGAAAAAGAAGACATTATCGCGTTTATGCGTGAAAAGGCGTATAAACCGTTGACGGTACAAGAGCTGGAGCAACAATTTCAACTCGAAGGGGCAGAGGCGTTCCGCAATCTCGTCAAAACGTTAAACGAACTGGAGCAAAGTGGCGATATTGTGCGCACGCGGACGAACCGCTACGGCGTACCGGAGCGAATGAATTTAATTCACGGGAAATTAACGGCTCACCCGAAAGGGTTTGGGTTTGTCGTTCCTTTAGACGTTGCTCACCCCGATGTGTATATTCACGCCAACGACATGAACGGTGCAATGCATGGAGATACGGTGATCGCACGTGTCAACAAACAACAGAGTGGGCCAAAGCGGATGGAAGGGGAAATCGTGCGCATTATTGCGCGCAATTTTAAAACGGTTGTCGCGACGTTCCACGCCAACCGTAATTTCGGTTTCGCTGTGCCGGACGATAAGCGGCTGACAGCAGACATCTTTATCCCTCCGGAAGGCGTTAACGGCGCTTTGGACGAGCAAAAAGTCGTCATCCAATTGACGGATTATCCGAGTAAGCATAAAAGTGCCTCCGGGGAAGTCGTCGAAGTGCTCGGACAGAAGGGTGACCCGGGCGTCGATATTTTGGCGATTATTCGCAAGTACGCATTGCCGGAAGCGTTTCCGGAGGACGTCGAGGAAGCCGCTAGCCGCGTGCCGGAACAAATTACAGCCGCTGATTGTGAGGGGCGACGCGATTTGCGCGAGCGACAAATCGTGACGATCGACGGCAGAGATGCGAAAGATTTAGATGATGCCGTCTCGGTCGAAGTACTCCCGAACGGCTATACTAGGCTCGGAGTGCATATCGCCGATGTCAGTTATTACGTGACCGAAGGTTCTGCCCTCGATAAAGAAGCGTATCGCCGCGGGTGTAGTGTGTATTTAGTCGACCGCGTCATTCCGATGCTACCGCGCCGCTTGTCAAACGGCATTTGCAGCCTCAACCCGCACGTCGATCGTTTAACGCTCTCGTGCGAGATGGACATCGACGCGCAAGGTAATGTTGTCAATTATGACATTTTCCCTAGTGTCATTCGCTCGAAAGAACGCATGACGTACGACGATGTGTACCGCATCGTGGAAAACGAGGACACAGCGCTCAGCGATCGCTACCGCGAACTCGTCCCAATGTTTCAGTTGATGAAACAATTGGCACAGACGCTTCGGAAAAAACGGATTGCCCGCGGCGCGATCGATTTCAATTTCACCGAGGCAAAAATTGTCGTCGATGAGGAAGGGAAGCCACAAGATATCGTTCCGCGGCCGCGTACGATTTCCGAACAAATTATCGAGGAATTCATGCTAGTAGCGAACGAAACGGTGGCCACACACTGTTTTTGGCTCAACGTGCCGTTCGTCTACCGCATTCACGAACACCCGAACAGTGAAAAGCTGCAGACATTCCTTGAATTTGTTACGCACTTTGGCTTTACGGTGCGCGGGAAGGCGGACGACATGCATCCGCGGGCATTACAACAGTTACTGGAAACGATTAGCGGGGAGCCGGAAGAATCGGTCATTAGCCGCGTGTTGCTGCGCTCGATGCAGCAAGCGCGTTACGAGGCGCACAACGTCGGCCATTACGGCTTAGCTGCCGAACATTACACGCACTTTACGTCGCCGATTCGCCGCTACCCAGACCTAGTCGTGCATCGGATGATGCGCGAATTGATCAGAAACGATAACCAGTTGCCGGCGAAGCGAAGTGGCTATTGGCAGGAACAGTTGCCGGACATCGCCGAGCAGTCGTCGCAGCGCGAACGGGTGGCCGTTGACGCGGAACGGGAAACAGATGACTTGAAGAAAGCGGAATACATGTTAGACAAGGTCGGGGAGGAATACGTTGGCGTCATTAGCGGTGTCACTTCCTTCGGACTGTTTGTCGAGCTGGAAAACACAGTGGAAGGAATGGTCCACGTCAGCTACATGGTGGATGACTACTACCATTTTGTGAACGAGCAGCAACTGCTCGTCGGCGAGCGCACGGGTCAACAGTTCCGACTCGGCGATGAGGTGCACGTGCGCGTCAGTCACGTTAATCTCGAGGAACATACGATCGACTTTGAGTTGCTCGATCGAAAGACCCGTGCGAAGCGCAAAAAGAAGCAGCGCCCGACAGTCATCGTCGGCGAACATAAGCGAAATGGGAAGCGGAACGGAGACAGGAACAACAGAGGAGAAGGAAAAGCGGGTGGGAATAAAAATAGAAGTCGAGCTGGAAAATCTAAGGGAAAAATTCGCAAACAATCCGACGCGCAAGCGGCAAACAAACCGTTTTACGAGCCGTTCACAAAAAGGAAGAAAAAGAGAAAACGAAGATAG
- the smpB gene encoding SsrA-binding protein SmpB: MGKKGVKVLARNKKARHDYEIEETFEAGIVLTGTEIKSIRAGKVNLQDSFARIMNEEVFLLNMHVSPFEQGNRFNQDPTRTRKLLLHKDEIKKLVGKTQIKGYALIPLDLHLRGGFCKVELALAKGKKLYDKRRDIAKRDAKREMERVFKDRQRQF, encoded by the coding sequence GTGGGGAAAAAAGGCGTTAAAGTGTTGGCGCGAAACAAGAAAGCGCGGCACGATTATGAAATTGAAGAGACGTTTGAAGCGGGGATTGTGCTCACCGGTACAGAAATTAAATCCATCCGTGCCGGGAAAGTCAATTTACAAGACAGCTTCGCCCGTATTATGAATGAGGAAGTTTTTTTGCTCAACATGCACGTGAGTCCGTTCGAACAAGGAAACCGTTTTAATCAGGATCCGACACGGACCCGCAAACTGTTGTTGCACAAAGACGAAATTAAGAAGCTAGTCGGTAAGACGCAAATAAAAGGGTATGCCCTCATCCCGCTCGACTTACACTTGCGGGGTGGTTTTTGTAAAGTGGAACTGGCGCTTGCCAAAGGGAAGAAACTGTACGACAAGCGACGGGACATCGCCAAGCGAGACGCGAAACGCGAGATGGAGCGTGTCTTTAAAGATCGTCAGCGGCAATTTTAA